One Microvirga lotononidis genomic window carries:
- a CDS encoding PIN domain-containing protein, with amino-acid sequence MVDANILVAAVLGSMTGAHLDLISGRRSLLTSEEAFDEAYRVIGHVRPSDLAVLESLLELVTIIAREDVADEDRTAAATALSNGPASRNGSVTDAHLLALAWTLDADLWSHDRDFAGTGWPSWSTANLLSAV; translated from the coding sequence GTGGTCGACGCCAATATCCTTGTAGCCGCGGTCCTGGGGTCAATGACCGGTGCACACCTGGACCTGATCTCAGGACGGCGGAGCCTGCTCACCAGCGAAGAAGCCTTTGATGAGGCCTATCGGGTCATCGGGCATGTCAGGCCCAGCGATCTCGCCGTTCTGGAAAGCCTGCTTGAGCTCGTCACCATTATCGCCCGTGAGGACGTCGCCGACGAGGATAGGACAGCGGCTGCAACGGCGCTCAGCAACGGGCCGGCGTCCCGTAACGGCAGCGTCACCGATGCCCACTTGCTGGCTTTGGCCTGGACCTTGGATGCCGACCTGTGGAGCCACGATCGTGATTTCGCGGGGACCGGCTGGCCCTCGTGGTCGACCGCCAACTTGTTGTCAGCCGTATAA